AGTCCCCAGAGCCACACATGCGGCAGCAGGACGTGCCCTTCCTGTGGGCCACGCCGCTCGTTTGGCTCATGCAATCTGGGTCAGTCCACAGGGGTTGGCTGCCGGGTGGGGCCTTCAGTTCTGGCGGGGCACAGGGGCGGCACCATGGTAAGCCAGTTACAGCGTTTGCATACCCAACGACCAGTAAAGTCGGGTGACATATCTGTGACATGGCTGCGAATGACATGTAAAATCTCTGTCTATTCCATTTACACGCCTTTGAATTACTAAAACTTAAAGTTATGtatgcaatttatttaaatattcaaattttttagttcagttgttcgagcattttgtGCTGATGGTAAAACTTCCTCACTgattgtttagtttagtttattaCTGCTTGTGCACTTAAAATTTGCTATCTATATTGTTTCTAATCGGTTTAAGCGTTTTACAACATTCGATAGTCGtcatttaaataacaaatttaTGGCTAACAATAAATTTTGAATGCAAAAGTGCCGGACAATGACGTGCAAACATTCTGTTTACGTTTTGTAATTGCTCTTTTAAAGCTTTTTTAATTGTGTCAGCGGAAAAGTTGGTGCACAATGTacatttgttttaaaaaaactGTTGTAAATTATTAATTGTACTAAACAGGACACTATAAGTAGTTAAGTGGAACCGAAAACTCCCTTCCATACGCTGCATAATCTAGAAAATCAGAACAACATATGTTTGCGCACACCGAAAAGGCCAATCGAAAGTGTACGGTCTATAAACAAATGAAGTTGTTAGCAAACGAATCTCCGGGAGGCACTGCCACTGAAAAACCGCACCCTCGCTCCACTGGGCCACAGACCACGGGGCGCCAACGTTATTGATCCAAAACGACAAACGAGAAGGCGACTGGGTGGTATGGAGATGCCCCGACCCACGAGCAGCATCTACGTATGGTGACTAGCCTATTGAATGCCAGGAATTCTTGGAAGTCCATCATCTACGCCAAACTCGCACTCACCTTCGTACTCCGTGCGCTTCCTTCGCAGAAACGAGGCCGTCATTCGCAGTCCACGTTGTGCCAGAACGGAAACCCGACTCTTGCCGCTCTGGCGTGACAGTATGGAGCCCTTGGAATCCTTGCGGTTGGACGACCGTCGACGGGAGGAGAGTGTCCCAGCCACGGAGGTGGACACCGAGGCGGGGGGCTGTAGTCCAGAGACCGGAGTAACCGGCGTATTGGGCGTATCCGAGTCGATAAAGCCGAGGTTGCTATTGGCACTGTTCAGGTGGATGCTGGAATGGTCCGGCGGTCCGCAAAGCGTAACACTGCCACCGCTGTGCACACTGTGCGACACGGAGGCGGCTAGCTGCTCATCCAGGCCATCGGAGGCCCTTGGCGTCAGGTGTTCCAGGGACTCAAAGTCTCGGTTAATTGCCGGCGGCATCGAGTGGCGAAACCACGAATCCTGCCGCTGCTGGGCGATGCGTTGCTGCCGCCTTCGCTGGCTAGCCGAAGATCCCAAATGGTTTCGCAAACATCCATCGGGATCGTCCCCAGATCCATGGTCTGGACTTCGGAGCTCCAGGCTCTGTCGCTGGTAGCTGCCCGACATTCTGGGAGCTTCTCTCCAAACAGGAACTTGCTCCCAAGGCACTACTTGGTCAGTATTTTAGGTCTGCAGGCACACTCAAGGCACTTGTGGCTACCAAATCGCTACCCAATCTCGTTATGTAAGCCGTTCAACCGCTGGCTTGGTGGGTGGTTCCATGGTCGTCTCCAAACCGACTTCCTGTACCCAATTCCCAAGCCCAATTCGTGGGCCTTGACTCTGACAGGTGTTGAGAACCGGAACAACTGCCGAACAACCAGACGCTGCCATTAGTCGAGCGACTTTAAAGGCCTGGAATCCGGCTAATACTCGTACATCAAAAATTCATTGCAGTTCTGACATTTAGGGGTAATGGTGTTTGCTTGTCACGCATATCAAGTCGGGCACGCTTCTGCTGGCGAAGATACAAGTATCTAtctatataattttaagtgCCTTCATTTCCTATAATCGAATCGAATGGTACGTCGCATTCTCCTAGCATAAATCTGTGACAgtcaaaataattaaagcgTCGCTCACGGGCGGGAAACCTTCAGATTATCGAACTGCACTCACGACTTCAAGTGGCACAACGACTGCAGTGCTAAATTGTGAATTTACACCTCTCTCCAATTACGCTACGCCGTAATTGCAAAAAGTACGAAAAGGAGCGCGATTGCGGGGCCGCTTTCAACGATTTCCCATGCCAAGGGAAGGCGGCAATTGGTCCTGGCGGAAGTGCCGCGGAAAAAAGCACGtccaaaccgaaccgaagTCAAAAGCCAACTGCGGATCCTCCAcgggaaaaaggaaaagggacATCAACTCGCACACAGCCGCATTCGGTCCATGGATACGAGTGCCCGAGCCCTTCAGCCGAAGTTACCCGATTGTGGGACCatgaaaagttttcaaaaatatatgtgtCGCTCAGGAATACACGCTCCAATGTGGGCCACGCTACACGGCACTAAATAAACTACGAGATAAATTGGGCAACTATGAAAGTGCgactgttttatattttacatttCTCAAGCGAGAGCACACTGGTCTCTGCTTTTACAACTCAAGTTGATTTCGGCAGCAACGTGTCAACGCGGCCCATTAGCTCAGCTGGTTAGAGCGTCGTGCTAATAACGCGAAGGTCGCGGGTTCGATCCCCTCATGGGCCAattccacttttttttttcttatttttcttaaatatttatgatagcCATGTGGAAGAATTGTTGGTATCCAGGTGCTCGTAAAGTAATCTTATCGTTGTACTGTCAGAGGCCGAGATTCACCGCttcttttataaatatttgctgGCATATTCTATTTTTGGGGGTGTAAAGTATTTGGGTTTGTACACTATTGCATGGCTATAACGAATTTTTATACACATTCGGAGGTATTGATGTAATTCTAGTTTTAAATGTACATAATATAATGTGGTACCTTATTGAATACTAatacatgttttttttttggatttctATTTGGACATTAGTTACGGTGACTAATTTGATAGATCGGGGGAAGTAAACTTTTCGATTAGGTGAAAATGTTTGCAgttggataggaaattttaTAACCTGAATAGGTATTTTAATGGTATAACTGTATGATGATTTTCTAAACACTCCCAATAACAACtaataatattgaaatatgTACATGTTTTGAATGTGCAATGTATGCATGTAAGACTGTACTAGACAAGAGCTTATAGCTTAAAGATCCTAGAATCTGGTGGGCTTGAAGTTTTGGATTACTTACAGGTATTTAGGAGGCCGGGTTCATGTAACTCGCTGCGGCGAAACGATAGGCGAAAGCGGAAAATGGAGGGCATAGCTTGCTGGTGAGCAACTGGTGACCGAACATAAACATCCGAGACAGATTTGCAGTGGGGAAAAGCCAAGAAAAGCCGCCCTTGTTTGGCTTCCGTTTGTAGTTGTACTTCCACACAATAGGCTGTTCAGTTTCACGAAGAAGGCGAACTCATTTATGGCATCCAACATAAATGTTACACACTATTTACGCACTGATAGATTGCAGGGTATTCTATTTAAGCACAGTGAATAATGTATGTGCATAACCTACGtagatatgtacatacgtatataAGTTGATAAGGCGGAAAACAAAGCCGCAAGGGAAGCGATAAGGTGCTCTTACACTGTTGCAACCGATTTTCTCTAACTGGACTTGGAAGTTAGTTTGTCTTTAGTAAACATTAGTCGCGACGCTTGTTTTTGCATTTGGCCATTTTGCGCTTTTTATAAACTACAGCTGTCATGTCTGCATTCGCTTTCTTGACTGTCTGGCAGCGCTGCCACATAACAGCTGTTCGCAATCTATCGACTATCGCTAGAAGACTGTTTAAAAAGTCCGTTAAAATGTACTTGCTTATATAGAAGATAATTCCTACTACATAAAATGTCCTACATCAAATTTAACctaaaaacatattttgtagCTTTaacaatatataaaatatatgcatatgtataattaatacataaatatgtgTTGAGCTCCTTGAGATTAATGTTTAATTTACCTTAATTTACTTCCATACAATGTTGATTTTTTCAAATGCATCAAGCCCACAACTCAAGCTAatacaaaacacaaacaaataaTTCTAACGCAATTGTTTATTCCATAAAACGACGGGTACAAATGACTTAAGTTCTAGATCTTGATCTCCAGGACAACGCACACTACTTTTTACACATTGTACAAATGGATGTTTCGAACAAAAAGAGTTATTGGATGGCAACGTAGTTAAACCGTTTTGGCCGGCAAGTCAAACAATTATTTCAATATCCGTTTCGATGGTTAACTGAAATCAAGGATTAAGAGCAGTTAAGCAGCAGGAGAATACATTAATCAGGCAGTAACTACACGCAAGTGATTGGAAAATGGAGGGTTATGCGAGACAAAAATCAGGTCGAGTATGCTAGAGAATATTCGTAAAAGTTATGGTACTAggggatatatatatatatacattctAATATACATATGTCATTCAATATGAATGAGTGCGCCGGGTTAGATACATATTGTCAGCACTCAGTTTCAAGTTAGCTTTGTTTTGTGCTTAAAacaggtgtgtgtgtgatagTTCATTCAATGGGTTCGATTCCCTCAACAGTCTTTAGAAAATGCATGGGTATTTCGTACTAATAGCTTCGTTGTTTACGGTCtctttaaacaaaaaaaaaacacataaatAATTGATATCAAGTTAGCAACGAGACAACAAAATACAATGCATACAAAATATAAGAATGGCAAGAAATGGCAATTGAACATTGGGTGAATGGCCTCTCGGGTTAATGCTGATATACTGGACGTCGGCGCGATCGTTATAACTCATTCTCCATGTTTGAGCGAACGTTTCGCAGCACATTGTGCGTTTTTAGTATTTGATTTTTGATGTCTTTCTCAACTTGTGCTTTTGCTTTGTTAGCCATACGCAACTTTTCGTAGGTGTCTTCAAATGCGCGCTTGGTGCGGATTAGTTTGCGCCGCAACTCGGCGTTTTCAAGATCTACCTTGGCACAGTCGTGTACTGTGGCTGCACCACCAGTTGCCACATTGCTCTTGCTGTCGGGTGAAGAAGATTCTGTGGAAAAATGCCAAATTTTAGTTGAGTGATCTCTTGGCTGCGAGGTAAATCCAAACTCACCCTCTGACTTTGCCTTTGTGCTCGCTGACCCCTCCGTTTTCATCTCTACAGTCTTGAGCATCGCTCGCTGGGCGTTGGATACTTCTACGCTGGATATCCTGCCGGCATCGCTTTCTATGCCCAGATCGGGAGATGATGTGTTCACCCTCTGGCCCACCACTGCGGCAGCGGCCTGCTTGCACGTTGTAGCCTGACCCGAGGGTGGCCCCATGGGCACCGCCACCTCTTCGGATGTGTAACCGGACTGGGAAACGTCGCTGCTATTGGAGCGCTTTTGcagctgcttttgctgctctTTCTTGAGCGCCTCAAGTTGCAGCCGCAATTCCTCGGAACGCTTCTCCAGTTGCAGCTTGTCGTTGTAGGCCTTTGTGCGCTCCATCACCGCCTTGGAGGCCTGCAGAGTGCTTTCGTCAAGCTGCTTTTTGAGGGCTCGCGTGGCCAGCTCGTTCTCGACAAGCGTCTGCTTCAGCTCCTTCTCGTTTTCTTGGTGATAGTCCAGGGATAGTTGCAGTTCCAACAACTGTTGAGCCTGCTCCTGGTAAGTGGTCAGTGCCACCCAGTCGCGTTCCAGAGCCTCGCGATGCAGGCGCTCGTGCTCTGCTAGCTGCTGCTCGGCGTCTAGTTTCAGTTTTTGTAGCTGAGATTGCAGGGTTTCCACTGAATCGGCGTGCTGCTGCTCTATTTCCTGCAtttgctgctgcaacgcctGCAGCTCCATCTCGGTTATCTGCGAATCGGCCGTCAGAGTGCTGTGGGCCAGTTTTAGTTGATCAATCTGCTGGTTCTTAAGCTCCAGCTGGCGTTGCAACTCGACCATGCGTTCCTCTTCGTGTGATCCTATAGCTTGCAGGTCCGCAGTCAGAGCTTCGTTGATAACTCGCAATTGCTCCAATTGTTGAGTGATATCCAGGCAGCGCAATTGCTCCTGCTTATATCGATTGTCCAGCTCCACCATTTGGCATTGCACATTAAGCATACGTTCGTCTTTTTGTGCAATTTGCTCCTCCAGCTGGGCAATACGCTCGCTGTTGCGATTGCGATCCTGACGGGTAGCGCAGGTTCTTCCCTCGCTCTCCGACTCGCTGACCGCCTGCTCAGGCGCCGCCAAACTGTTGGAGGTTTCGTCCAGGCCAATGCGTGCCAACGAAACCTTGCGGTCAGGCTCTGACCAGGCCTCTGACTCGCTCTGGTTATCCAACTGCTGAGAGGGCAGCGGTAAGGAGCGGCGCTCTTTCCTCTGTCCCTCTGAGCTGCGTCGCTTTTCCAACTCCTTTTTAAGAGCCTTGTTCTCGGCCTTTAAGTTCTCTACAGTCGGAGCCATCGAAGTAGCGGCGTGCAGCTCCTCGTGGGAATTGAAAGTTTTGTGGCTTGCATCGCCTTCGGTGTACAGGATCTCGGATAGATTGCACAGCTGAGCGAGGCTTTGGTCAGCCAAGGATGTAGCTGTTATATTCAGAGTCATATTAAGACTCTTGGAAAGATCCAAGCTGCGATCCACCGCCTTACGCATGGCATTGCGTCGATCTGCGGCCAACACGCCAAGAACATCTTTGTGCTTCAGCAGAGAGTTGAGGAAACCAGCCAGCTCCTCCAATCGGTTCGTCAGCACACTGCAGACATCTACGCATTCAAGACGCCACTTATCCGCCGTCTCGACTTCCGTGCGAGCTTGTTGGAGTTCCAAACGCAACTGCCCAATCACAGCACTGTTCTGTTGATCGTCTGCCAGGCGCTGGAAGAGCACATCCACCTTTCGCTGCAGCAGCTTGTTACGCTCCAATGCCCTCATGTACTCCGCCTCCGTGAAGGATTGCTGCAGATCTGCTTCTCCGGCGGATTCCTCGCTTATCTGCGGCAACGTCTTCTGTTGGTTAGCCAACAGCTTAGTGAGGCGCTCCACCTCGCGATTTTTCTCCCATAGCTCCTTGTTGACCAGGTTTTGCAGATTCGCAGTCTTCTTTTTAACTTCCGTCTCCAACTGCTTGATcttctcctcctgctccttgaTCTTTAGTTCGTAGCGCACCCTGAGGTTGGTGGACATTTCGTGGGAGCTGGCCTCGTTGTCACTCATGGAACGGCCGCTGGAGGATGGCGAAATTACCGTCTTAGCGCAGTCgttctaaaataaatatatcatcatttgtataatatatactttgtagaaaacaaatataaatttaaagttttacaagaatgttttaaaataatatttttctgTGTCACGCATTATTAGCAGTCTGCAGTTGGGCGACATATGTATGTCAGACCATTATAGAAGCGAAACATCTTTAGGTATTCCTAGCAATTTTAGCGACCTAGTAGCCCACAGTGCGTTTAGCGCACACGAGCAATCGAGGGTCATTGtgtgtttaaatttaaatttgagcacaaaacactttttttaataattaaagtACTGTGAcaaagcaaacacaaaaaGTTCATACATATGTTGAATGAGTCACTCAATTCATCTttgcaaattcaattaagaaagctatgcaaatatttgaattaaCCCTTACCTCCTTGTTTGCCGACTGTTCGTTCTCCTGATTAAGTTTCTTTATCTCCTTCTCCTGGCTGCTCAGCTTTTGCATTAGCTTCTGAATGGTGCGGCAGGCCTGCTCGTGGATGCGTTCGCGCTCCTTGAGCTTCTCCTGGGCGTCCTGCAGCTCGCAAATCTTATCCGCCAGTTGGGCGCCCAGATCTCGATTGGCCTGAAAGTGAGCAGAGAAAACCGGAAATTGCTACAGCATTGGGagaaatcaaaaataaaacggcCTTAGCTTAGAATTATCTGATACGTTTAATGGAACATTCATGAAATTGAGACGGGGGTTATGTGAGCAAATTTAATACACTTTAACAAAAAATTTGTCGACGTTTGAGGGAGCGACACTGTCTGATAGAATATGGACAACTTCGGATTCATTGGACTGGATTTCTTTGAACGATCAACGAAACCGGAACGAAGGATGATCAAATAGAGTACATAATGCCGGTGGACGGGAGACCGATTCCGGAAATGGAATGCCCCACCTCAATAGACACATTAAGAGGGGTATGGGCTATCTGGAGGCAGGAGTGCACCCGCATAGCCAAGAAGATGATCTTGAGGGCTAAGTGCCCCAGCGCCAAAGGTACTGCCGGAATCCAGTGAAGCTTGGCAGCGAATAGTTGTAGAAGGCCGTACTCGGCGCCGTCATGGCCATTAACTGGGTATGTCTGGTCTGGTGGTGGCCCTGATGATAAACGTACTGCGGACACGGATACGTTGTTTGTTGCTGTAGCTGTGGACGACGACGTTTTAGGAGCTGATCACACTGTTCGCTGGATGGTAAGGGCTTCACCTGACTGCCTTTCCAGTGGCAAAGGCTCTTGTGCGACGATGGTCCCTGACTCCCATCCAAAACACTGATCGATGAGAAGTTTGAATGCAATGAGGATGTGCTGCCGCTACGTTCAAGAGAAGATGTGATACCAACCCCGGCATCCGCCTTCATGCGCATCGGCTGCACGATGGCCACGCCGCGATCCAGTTGCCGCACCTCCTTCTGTTGTAGGTTTTCGGAGAGCTCACGGAAGTAAACATTCTGTTGCCTCATAGTCTCCAGTTCGGCGTTCAACTTGGCTATCAGTGCCTCATAGTTTAGCACGTTTTTCTGCATACTTCCGCACGACTTTTCCTTGCGCTTGATTGTGGCCTTGGGAGGGATTACTAGTTGAGCTGGGTATGGCTGAGGAAGTGGAAGGTTGCGACTCACTTCCAATAGCTGGATGGAATGACGCTGCACGTCCATCGTATTGGCGGCCTCCTTCATCGAGCGGGCTTGTCGCTTCATATCATGTTTTAGGGATCGAATGGAGGTCACCAGTTCTTGATTCTCCTTCCTACAGACTTCTATTTCAACCTTAAGAGAGTCTATGTCCTTCTAAGTATACAGGGATTCCCCAAACCCAATTACCAAATACTCCACCTACTCTACAAGGGAATTACTATTAAACGGATTTACTTACGTTGGATGACTCGGCGGATGCTGTTTCTTTTTCAAGACGCTCTACCAGTTCGGAATTCTTGATGGCCAGCTCTTGAATCTTGCTCTCACAGGCTGTTAGGGATTCCATGCGCTCGGCCAACATGAATTCCAGCTCGTTCCGGGCCGCTACGTTACGAGCTTCGATATTCACCAGTTCCTCCTCCAATCTCTGCACCTCCGATTCAAGGCGCAGCACTTTCCTGGTTCTAGCAATATTTTCGACAGGTTGACCACCAGACTCCGCCACCTAGTTAATCAAACAAATGCTATTGGTTACTGATTTCAGAAAAGTCATACTCGCAGATAAAAACTCACCTGATAGGCGTTTATTTGCTCTTGCAACTCGTCGATTATTGCCTGGCTTTCTAAGTCTGCTTTGCGCTGCAATTCCTCGTGGTGAGAAATGGCTCGGGCGGCATCCTTGAGCAGCTCCATCTTTACATCGACGGTTTTTCTCAACGTCGCGATTTCGATCTTGGCATCGATGAGCTGTTTGCTTAAGGAGTCTGAGGAACTGTCTGCCCGGGCACCCGGCTGACCCTCCTCCAGAAAGTAGATGCGCAGCTTTAGATTGAAGTTCTCCTTACGCAGCGCGGACATCTGCTCCTCCAACTCGCGCACAGAGCGACCCTGCGGCGGCAAGGGCGAGTTGCCGCCGCCTGGAGGTCGCGGAACGTCAAAACTGGCATCTGCAAAAGGAAACGGTGGGATTAATATTGATTTAGAGTGTCTATGGATATATTTACTGACTAAGAATCTTTAGATTTCTCGAATTGTGCGAGGACGATGAACGATTACTATTCATGATTTTATAGCTTTCATCTAGACGTTAGGGAGCAaccacatataaaatataaaacgcCAACAGCGCGGCCGAATAAATGTGGGAATGCTCGTGTGTGTAGCCAAAACGGAATCCTAATATGCAATGGTTTCCATTCTAATAAAACATAACGTTAAGTTCATAGGCTGCTTGAAAAGCAGTGGAAAAACAGGCAAATTTCACAAAGATCTCTCAATTCTAACACCACTGATATAATCATTTAGAAAGCaggaaatatttgaaatttccaTCGTGAAACTTACATGAGTTCTCCATGGTGACATCTTGCAGGGCTCCCGGACTGGTGCTGTAAAaaaacagagagagagaaataTGTTAATTAAGCTCACTAAAAGCAACTCGCTGTGGTGACCTCGCAGCACAACATCCAATAAAACAAGTCGACTTTAAACGGTAATTAAGATTTTAATTTCGCATACATAAATTCTCATATTTCGGCAGTGATGACCTAATGGGCAGACAATCTCTATCAATCTTTGACCTCTGCCAGCTCGTCGCTGGCCACAGAATCTGTGGCGTTCCCTGGCTGGAAACACACATCGATGGCATCCAATGTGCCATTGCAGAACTCCGGATAAACGGACCAGGCCGTCCAGCCTTGTTGCTTCTGGATGAGCCGGGCGCACTGGACGGCCATGGTGATGTCGTCGCTCAGAAGTCGAGTGCAATTCACATTGCAATCGTTGAATGCATAGTATTCCGTTCGATTCGGCGGCGCACACCAGTAGCGATCGCTGATCTGGAAAAGTCCGTAGTCCCGGGATCCATCCGCATTGGCCTGGCCCACAACGTGCGTGTTGAAGCGGCTCTCGAATTCGGCAATACAAAGCCATAGGGGTAATTCCGATTTCGGGACATCCAGTATGTAGAGTTGGCCAGCTAGTTCGCAGGGCTGCAGGCGAATGGCCAGCAGGGGAATCCCGTGGAACAGGAACCACAGCAACGGGAGTACTCTCACTTTCGACCAACTTGATCGGACCATTCCAAGCGGGCTCCAGTCACGAAGTGGCTATCCAACTCCGGCCATCAAGGTAGCTCTCTACTAGTAACTAACGATCTTGGCTAGCGCGCTTAATCCGATTCTATAACCGGTTTACATTATTTGGCCCGGCTTATGACTTAAATTGGCATTAAATACTGGAAAATAGACAGACAATTGCAACAAGGTTTGATGATTGCGTTGCACTTTGTTCTGAATACTAAATAT
This genomic interval from Drosophila mauritiana strain mau12 chromosome 2R, ASM438214v1, whole genome shotgun sequence contains the following:
- the LOC117138661 gene encoding centrosomin isoform X5, with the translated sequence MNSNRSSSSHNSRNLKILNASFDVPRPPGGGNSPLPPQGRSVRELEEQMSALRKENFNLKLRIYFLEEGQPGARADSSSDSLSKQLIDAKIEIATLRKTVDVKMELLKDAARAISHHEELQRKADLESQAIIDELQEQINAYQVAESGGQPVENIARTRKVLRLESEVQRLEEELVNIEARNVAARNELEFMLAERMESLTACESKIQELAIKNSELVERLEKETASAESSNKDIDSLKVEIEVCRKENQELVTSIRSLKHDMKRQARSMKEAANTMDVQRHSIQLLEATIKRKEKSCGSMQKNVLNYEALIAKLNAELETMRQQNVYFRELSENLQQKEVRQLDRGVAIVQPMRMKADAGCFGWESGTIVAQEPLPLERQSATATNNVSVSAVRLSSGPPPDQTYPVNGHDGAEYGLLQLFAAKLHWIPAVPLALGHLALKIIFLAMRVHSCLQIAHTPLNANRDLGAQLADKICELQDAQEKLKERERIHEQACRTIQKLMQKLSSQEKEIKKLNQENEQSANKENDCAKTVISPSSSGRSMSDNEASSHEMSTNLRVRYELKIKEQEEKIKQLETEVKKKTANLQNLVNKELWEKNREVERLTKLLANQQKTLPQISEESAGEADLQQSFTEAEYMRALERNKLLQRKVDVLFQRLADDQQNSAVIGQLRLELQQARTEVETADKWRLECVDVCSVLTNRLEELAGFLNSLLKHKDVLGVLAADRRNAMRKAVDRSLDLSKSLNMTLNITATSLADQSLAQLCNLSEILYTEGDASHKTFNSHEELHAATSMAPTVENLKAENKALKKELEKRRSSEGQRKERRSLPLPSQQLDNQSESEAWSEPDRKVSLARIGLDETSNSLAAPEQAVSESESEGRTCATRQDRNRNSERIAQLEEQIAQKDERMLNVQCQMVELDNRYKQEQLRCLDITQQLEQLRVINEALTADLQAIGSHEEERMVELQRQLELKNQQIDQLKLAHSTLTADSQITEMELQALQQQMQEIEQQHADSVETLQSQLQKLKLDAEQQLAEHERLHREALERDWVALTTYQEQAQQLLELQLSLDYHQENEKELKQTLVENELATRALKKQLDESTLQASKAVMERTKAYNDKLQLEKRSEELRLQLEALKKEQQKQLQKRSNSSDVSQSGYTSEEVAVPMGPPSGQATTCKQAAAAVVGQRVNTSSPDLGIESDAGRISSVEVSNAQRAMLKTVEMKTEGSASTKAKSEESSSPDSKSNVATGGAATVHDCAKVDLENAELRRKLIRTKRAFEDTYEKLRMANKAKAQVEKDIKNQILKTHNVLRNVRSNMENEL
- the LOC117138661 gene encoding centrosomin isoform X4, with amino-acid sequence MDQSKQVLRDYCGDGNGTCTSSLKEITLIETVTSFLEENGASEIDKRVLRKLAEALSKSIDDTSPGALQDVTMENSYASFDVPRPPGGGNSPLPPQGRSVRELEEQMSALRKENFNLKLRIYFLEEGQPGARADSSSDSLSKQLIDAKIEIATLRKTVDVKMELLKDAARAISHHEELQRKADLESQAIIDELQEQINAYQVAESGGQPVENIARTRKVLRLESEVQRLEEELVNIEARNVAARNELEFMLAERMESLTACESKIQELAIKNSELVERLEKETASAESSNKDIDSLKVEIEVCRKENQELVTSIRSLKHDMKRQARSMKEAANTMDVQRHSIQLLEATIKRKEKSCGSMQKNVLNYEALIAKLNAELETMRQQNVYFRELSENLQQKEVRQLDRGVAIVQPMRMKADAGCFGWESGTIVAQEPLPLERQSATATNNVSVSAVRLSSGPPPDQTYPVNGHDGAEYGLLQLFAAKLHWIPAVPLALGHLALKIIFLAMRVHSCLQIAHTPLNANRDLGAQLADKICELQDAQEKLKERERIHEQACRTIQKLMQKLSSQEKEIKKLNQENEQSANKENDCAKTVISPSSSGRSMSDNEASSHEMSTNLRVRYELKIKEQEEKIKQLETEVKKKTANLQNLVNKELWEKNREVERLTKLLANQQKTLPQISEESAGEADLQQSFTEAEYMRALERNKLLQRKVDVLFQRLADDQQNSAVIGQLRLELQQARTEVETADKWRLECVDVCSVLTNRLEELAGFLNSLLKHKDVLGVLAADRRNAMRKAVDRSLDLSKSLNMTLNITATSLADQSLAQLCNLSEILYTEGDASHKTFNSHEELHAATSMAPTVENLKAENKALKKELEKRRSSEGQRKERRSLPLPSQQLDNQSESEAWSEPDRKVSLARIGLDETSNSLAAPEQAVSESESEGRTCATRQDRNRNSERIAQLEEQIAQKDERMLNVQCQMVELDNRYKQEQLRCLDITQQLEQLRVINEALTADLQAIGSHEEERMVELQRQLELKNQQIDQLKLAHSTLTADSQITEMELQALQQQMQEIEQQHADSVETLQSQLQKLKLDAEQQLAEHERLHREALERDWVALTTYQEQAQQLLELQLSLDYHQENEKELKQTLVENELATRALKKQLDESTLQASKAVMERTKAYNDKLQLEKRSEELRLQLEALKKEQQKQLQKRSNSSDVSQSGYTSEEVAVPMGPPSGQATTCKQAAAAVVGQRVNTSSPDLGIESDAGRISSVEVSNAQRAMLKTVEMKTEGSASTKAKSEESSSPDSKSNVATGGAATVHDCAKVDLENAELRRKLIRTKRAFEDTYEKLRMANKAKAQVEKDIKNQILKTHNVLRNVRSNMENEL
- the LOC117138661 gene encoding centrosomin isoform X1 is translated as MDQSKQVLRDYCGDGNGTCTSSLKEITLIETVTSFLEENGASEIDKRVLRKLAEALSKSIDDTSPGALQDVTMENSYASFDVPRPPGGGNSPLPPQGRSVRELEEQMSALRKENFNLKLRIYFLEEGQPGARADSSSDSLSKQLIDAKIEIATLRKTVDVKMELLKDAARAISHHEELQRKADLESQAIIDELQEQINAYQVAESGGQPVENIARTRKVLRLESEVQRLEEELVNIEARNVAARNELEFMLAERMESLTACESKIQELAIKNSELVERLEKETASAESSNANRDLGAQLADKICELQDAQEKLKERERIHEQACRTIQKLMQKLSSQEKEIKKLNQENEQSANKENDCAKTVISPSSSGRSMSDNEASSHEMSTNLRVRYELKIKEQEEKIKQLETEVKKKTANLQNLVNKELWEKNREVERLTKLLANQQKTLPQISEESAGEADLQQSFTEAEYMRALERNKLLQRKVDVLFQRLADDQQNSAVIGQLRLELQQARTEVETADKWRLECVDVCSVLTNRLEELAGFLNSLLKHKDVLGVLAADRRNAMRKAVDRSLDLSKSLNMTLNITATSLADQSLAQLCNLSEILYTEGDASHKTFNSHEELHAATSMAPTVENLKAENKALKKELEKRRSSEGQRKERRSLPLPSQQLDNQSESEAWSEPDRKVSLARIGLDETSNSLAAPEQAVSESESEGRTCATRQDRNRNSERIAQLEEQIAQKDERMLNVQCQMVELDNRYKQEQLRCLDITQQLEQLRVINEALTADLQAIGSHEEERMVELQRQLELKNQQIDQLKLAHSTLTADSQITEMELQALQQQMQEIEQQHADSVETLQSQLQKLKLDAEQQLAEHERLHREALERDWVALTTYQEQAQQLLELQLSLDYHQENEKELKQTLVENELATRALKKQLDESTLQASKAVMERTKAYNDKLQLEKRSEELRLQLEALKKEQQKQLQKRSNSSDVSQSGYTSEEVAVPMGPPSGQATTCKQAAAAVVGQRVNTSSPDLGIESDAGRISSVEVSNAQRAMLKTVEMKTEGSASTKAKSEESSSPDSKSNVATGGAATVHDCAKVDLENAELRRKLIRTKRAFEDTYEKLRMANKAKAQVEKDIKNQILKTHNVLRNVRSNMENEL